A single genomic interval of Rosistilla ulvae harbors:
- a CDS encoding glycerate kinase type-2 family protein, with protein MTTVSDSWKTSAGQAYQIWQAGVDAVLADRLVAETVSVDAQQLVFDDEPFDLNAIGRIAVVGAGKAAAAMAAGLEAALGDQLCQSKQLHGWINIPDGTQRPLKSIHAHVARPAGINEPTQAAADGTAKILQIVGDLKPNDLCIALISGGGSALLTAPRAGITLDEKISVTRWLSGAGANIEQMNTVRKQLSDVKGGRLLRACKAANLVTLVISDVLGDPLDTIASGPTVANSSAVADALAVLQQFDPQQQLPASIYRVLSQPRLVQEASSGCMNHLQVIGNNAAAVDGAGIRAEQLGYSHAMQSARQSEGQAEQVGEHLAKMALSMLRQPGPDCLISGGEPVVQLAPQAERGRGGRNQQLVLAALGWLIQHGELTPAERARLTILSGGTDGEDGPTDAAGAFFNAEVWNRAEAQQLDWQDHLRRNDAYTFFKACGGLILTGPTNTNVCDVRVVTIAK; from the coding sequence ATGACGACAGTTTCGGATTCATGGAAAACTTCCGCCGGCCAGGCGTACCAAATTTGGCAAGCGGGTGTCGACGCGGTGCTCGCCGATCGATTGGTTGCCGAAACAGTTTCCGTCGACGCGCAACAGCTAGTCTTCGACGACGAACCTTTCGACCTGAACGCCATCGGACGGATCGCGGTGGTGGGAGCTGGCAAAGCGGCCGCGGCGATGGCTGCCGGATTGGAGGCCGCGCTGGGCGATCAGCTCTGCCAAAGCAAGCAACTGCATGGCTGGATCAACATCCCCGACGGCACCCAGCGACCGCTGAAATCGATCCACGCCCATGTCGCCCGCCCGGCAGGAATCAACGAACCGACGCAGGCGGCAGCCGACGGGACCGCCAAGATCTTGCAGATCGTTGGCGATCTGAAGCCGAACGATTTATGTATCGCCCTGATCTCCGGCGGTGGATCGGCGCTGTTGACCGCTCCGCGCGCCGGGATCACGCTCGACGAAAAGATTTCCGTCACGCGGTGGCTCAGCGGTGCCGGAGCCAACATCGAACAAATGAACACCGTCCGCAAACAATTGAGCGACGTCAAAGGAGGCCGTTTACTGCGCGCATGCAAGGCGGCGAATCTGGTCACCCTGGTGATCAGCGACGTCTTAGGCGATCCGCTGGATACGATCGCCTCGGGACCAACCGTTGCCAATTCTTCGGCCGTGGCCGACGCCTTGGCCGTGCTGCAGCAATTTGATCCGCAGCAGCAATTGCCCGCATCGATCTACCGCGTGCTTTCGCAACCACGCCTCGTCCAAGAGGCTTCGTCGGGTTGCATGAACCATCTGCAGGTCATCGGCAACAATGCAGCCGCCGTAGACGGAGCGGGCATCCGCGCCGAACAGCTGGGATATTCGCACGCGATGCAATCGGCCAGGCAAAGCGAAGGGCAAGCCGAACAAGTCGGAGAGCATTTAGCCAAGATGGCCCTTTCGATGTTGCGGCAGCCCGGCCCCGATTGTCTGATCTCAGGCGGCGAACCGGTCGTCCAATTGGCTCCCCAAGCCGAGCGCGGTCGCGGCGGACGAAACCAACAACTTGTATTAGCTGCACTCGGCTGGTTGATCCAGCACGGGGAACTTACCCCAGCGGAGCGTGCTCGCCTAACGATCCTCTCCGGCGGGACCGATGGCGAAGACGGTCCAACCGATGCCGCCGGCGCCTTTTTTAACGCCGAGGTCTGGAACCGCGCCGAAGCCCAACAACTCGACTGGCAAGACCACCTCCGCCGCAACGACGCCTACACCTTCTTCAAAGCCTGCGGCGGCCTAATCCTCACCGGCCCAACCAACACCAACGTCTGCGACGTCCGCGTCGTCACGATCGCCAAGTAA
- a CDS encoding bifunctional SulP family inorganic anion transporter/carbonic anhydrase: MKDNTPDPTSPASNSLANNVFRDLSASLVVFLVALPLCLGIALASGAPLFSGIVAGIVGGIVVGALSGSHTSVSGPAAGLTAVVAAQIANLGAFDALLLAVVIGGVIQIGLGIAKAGALSAFFPSSVIKGLLAAIGVILILKQLPHLLGHDNDPEGEMSFSQPDHENTFSEIATIFQGEVHFGAAVVGFSSLALMVLWARMKVLKNSGIPAPLVVVLVGVAFQFMLSRFGSGWSIDTSHLVQIPIAKSLSEFGSFLTFPDFSQWANPAVYVAGVTIAMVASLETLLNLEAADKLDPRRRNSPGSRELWAQGVGNMVAGFIGGIPVTSVVVRSSVNINAGAASKLSAILHGVLLLVCVGLFPVYLNMVPLAALAAILIYTGSKLASPKLFSDMWKQGRYQFAPFIITVVAIIFSDLLIGILIGLAVSVLFILNSNLRRPIRRVVEPHIDGDVVHVELANQVSFLNRAALDTMFNQAKPGSKMLLDASESDYIDPDVLSLIREFKEETGPTRGVSVRLRGFRDKYALPDETQFADFSPGAVQDRLTPTQVLEILAEGNKRFHTDRRISRGYGRPIDTTAGGQSPLAAVLNCIDSRVPAELVFDLGVCDIFSVRVAGNVIGTNSLGSLEYAATVAGAKLILVMGHTRCGAVASSVNLLEAQKDADQDNGRPHLHAIVSEIQESVEGDECRGVATMQPAAKDDFVDRIAKKNVERTVREIVTRSHAIRSAVDAGDLIVVGAMYDVKTGVVSFLTADTVSTSPT; encoded by the coding sequence ATGAAGGACAACACACCCGATCCCACATCACCGGCAAGCAACTCTCTGGCAAACAACGTGTTTCGAGATTTGTCAGCATCGTTAGTTGTTTTTCTCGTCGCCTTGCCGTTGTGTCTTGGCATCGCCCTGGCCTCCGGAGCGCCACTGTTTTCTGGAATTGTCGCCGGTATCGTTGGCGGGATTGTGGTTGGCGCCCTGAGCGGTTCGCATACAAGCGTGAGTGGTCCTGCGGCAGGTCTGACCGCCGTGGTCGCCGCGCAGATTGCAAACCTGGGGGCCTTTGATGCGTTGTTGCTTGCTGTCGTTATCGGTGGAGTGATTCAGATCGGGCTTGGGATCGCCAAAGCGGGAGCGCTATCGGCCTTCTTCCCGTCCAGTGTCATTAAAGGACTGTTGGCCGCGATCGGAGTGATCCTGATTCTCAAGCAGCTTCCCCACTTGCTTGGCCACGACAATGATCCCGAAGGTGAGATGTCGTTTTCGCAGCCAGACCACGAAAATACCTTTTCGGAGATCGCAACGATCTTCCAGGGCGAGGTGCACTTCGGTGCGGCCGTTGTCGGGTTCTCATCGCTTGCGTTGATGGTGCTTTGGGCGCGAATGAAAGTACTCAAAAATTCAGGCATTCCCGCCCCGCTTGTTGTCGTGTTGGTCGGGGTGGCGTTCCAGTTCATGTTGTCGCGGTTTGGCAGCGGATGGTCGATTGACACAAGCCACTTGGTGCAGATTCCGATTGCCAAAAGTCTCTCGGAGTTTGGCAGTTTTCTGACGTTCCCCGACTTCTCTCAGTGGGCGAATCCGGCGGTCTATGTGGCCGGTGTGACCATTGCCATGGTCGCCTCTTTGGAAACGCTGCTCAATCTCGAAGCCGCAGATAAACTGGACCCGCGTCGCCGCAATTCTCCCGGCAGCCGAGAGTTGTGGGCGCAAGGGGTGGGAAATATGGTTGCCGGATTCATCGGTGGTATCCCGGTGACCTCGGTCGTTGTCCGCAGTTCGGTCAACATCAACGCGGGGGCGGCTTCCAAGCTCTCTGCAATCCTGCACGGTGTTTTGTTGCTGGTTTGCGTTGGGCTGTTTCCCGTCTATCTCAACATGGTTCCGTTGGCGGCGCTGGCAGCCATCTTGATCTACACCGGGTCGAAATTGGCGAGCCCCAAGTTGTTCAGCGACATGTGGAAACAGGGCCGATATCAGTTTGCACCGTTCATCATCACCGTCGTCGCCATCATCTTCAGCGATCTGCTGATTGGAATTTTGATTGGGTTGGCTGTCAGTGTCCTATTTATTCTGAACAGCAATTTGCGACGTCCGATTCGTCGCGTCGTCGAGCCGCACATCGACGGCGACGTCGTGCATGTCGAACTGGCGAATCAAGTGAGCTTTCTGAATCGTGCGGCACTGGACACGATGTTCAATCAAGCGAAGCCAGGGTCGAAGATGCTTCTGGACGCGTCGGAGTCCGACTACATTGATCCCGATGTCTTGAGTTTGATCCGGGAATTCAAAGAGGAAACCGGTCCGACCCGCGGCGTGAGTGTCCGCTTGCGAGGTTTCCGAGACAAGTACGCTCTGCCCGATGAAACTCAGTTCGCCGACTTCTCACCCGGAGCCGTCCAAGATCGCCTGACTCCAACGCAAGTGCTTGAAATCCTTGCCGAAGGTAACAAGCGGTTTCATACGGATCGTCGAATTTCACGTGGCTACGGTCGGCCAATCGACACAACCGCCGGTGGGCAAAGCCCGCTTGCGGCAGTTCTCAATTGTATCGATTCACGCGTTCCAGCCGAGCTGGTCTTCGATCTCGGCGTCTGCGACATCTTCAGCGTCCGTGTGGCCGGAAATGTCATCGGCACCAATTCGCTGGGTAGTCTCGAATACGCCGCTACCGTTGCGGGGGCCAAGTTGATTCTCGTCATGGGGCACACGCGATGCGGCGCCGTCGCGTCGTCGGTGAACCTCTTGGAAGCACAAAAAGATGCCGACCAGGATAACGGCCGTCCGCACCTGCATGCGATCGTCTCTGAAATCCAAGAGTCGGTGGAAGGGGATGAATGTCGAGGCGTCGCGACGATGCAACCCGCAGCCAAGGATGATTTTGTCGATCGGATTGCCAAGAAGAATGTCGAGCGGACGGTTCGCGAAATCGTGACTCGCAGCCACGCGATCCGCAGCGCCGTCGATGCTGGCGACCTAATAGTCGTCGGCGCGATGTACGATGTGAAAACGGGCGTCGTTTCGTTTTTGACCGCCGACACGGTCTCGACCAGCCCCACGTAG
- a CDS encoding DUF6798 domain-containing protein, giving the protein MLLFFVHAGDPPPGINEAHYLTKAKNYWDPAWCAGDMFVTSGKAHLMFYLTVGWLTKFTSLSATAWIGRVLGWTMIACALQRLSWSIAPVRYASLLVGLVWIVGIAKAHLAGEWVIGGIEAKVFAYGFVLFAMEAMVRQRWWMVWPLLGAASAFHVLVGGWSVIAAMVALLATRPWTLAEVRRQVIPLVIGGAIAMLGVAPGMATMQGVDPADAKQAASIYTYQRISHHLYPASFSPRRYIGHLLLIAITIGLAWPLRRDPVLRPLLWFAVGAVSITVAGMFVAMLPAVAPDLAASLLRYYWFRLTDSIVPLTAGLCLAAALARPQVSRAVALRTGIVAVFCMLVFSRMFLERQRAVMPDACRQSLTSFGDHRSPEYQMRIYSDWRKVCDWVRDNTPPDAVFLSPRHQQTFKWFAERAEVVNWKDVPQDAPSLIEWKRRMAEIFPRRLGGARVTIRYDQLREFRERYKTEYMIVDRRLSPGNLPLVMIYPTGSEENATYRVYRLPEVVEAR; this is encoded by the coding sequence ATGTTGTTGTTTTTTGTGCACGCGGGCGACCCGCCGCCGGGAATCAACGAAGCGCATTATTTGACGAAAGCGAAGAACTACTGGGATCCCGCTTGGTGCGCCGGCGACATGTTTGTCACGTCGGGCAAAGCCCATCTGATGTTCTACCTGACCGTTGGATGGTTGACCAAGTTCACGTCGCTGTCAGCCACCGCTTGGATCGGCCGGGTCCTTGGTTGGACGATGATCGCGTGCGCGTTGCAGCGATTGTCGTGGTCGATCGCTCCGGTGCGGTATGCCAGTTTGTTGGTCGGACTAGTCTGGATCGTTGGTATCGCAAAAGCGCATCTGGCGGGCGAGTGGGTAATTGGCGGGATCGAAGCGAAGGTCTTTGCCTACGGTTTTGTGCTGTTTGCGATGGAGGCGATGGTTCGTCAGCGATGGTGGATGGTCTGGCCTTTGTTGGGTGCTGCCAGCGCGTTCCACGTCCTGGTCGGCGGTTGGTCGGTCATCGCGGCGATGGTCGCGTTGTTGGCGACGCGGCCATGGACGCTTGCCGAAGTCCGACGCCAGGTGATTCCGTTGGTGATCGGCGGCGCGATCGCGATGTTAGGCGTGGCGCCTGGGATGGCGACGATGCAAGGCGTCGACCCGGCCGATGCAAAGCAGGCGGCGTCGATCTACACCTATCAACGGATCTCGCATCATCTGTACCCAGCCAGTTTTTCCCCGCGGCGTTACATCGGTCATCTGTTGCTGATCGCCATCACGATTGGACTGGCTTGGCCGCTGCGACGCGATCCGGTGCTGCGACCTTTGTTGTGGTTCGCTGTCGGTGCGGTCTCGATCACGGTGGCGGGAATGTTTGTCGCGATGTTGCCCGCGGTCGCTCCCGACCTGGCGGCCAGTCTGCTTCGCTACTATTGGTTCCGATTGACCGATTCGATTGTTCCGCTGACCGCTGGCTTGTGTCTGGCGGCAGCGTTGGCGAGGCCCCAGGTCTCTCGAGCAGTTGCGTTGCGAACCGGGATTGTGGCGGTCTTCTGTATGCTGGTCTTCAGCAGAATGTTTTTGGAGCGTCAGCGGGCGGTAATGCCCGATGCGTGCCGACAGTCGTTGACCAGCTTTGGTGACCACCGGTCGCCAGAGTATCAGATGCGGATCTATTCCGATTGGCGCAAGGTTTGCGATTGGGTGCGGGACAACACGCCGCCGGATGCTGTGTTTCTGAGCCCTCGCCATCAACAGACCTTCAAATGGTTTGCCGAGCGGGCCGAAGTGGTGAATTGGAAGGACGTCCCGCAAGACGCGCCGAGCTTGATCGAGTGGAAGCGGCGGATGGCGGAGATCTTTCCGCGGCGATTGGGCGGTGCACGGGTGACGATCCGCTACGACCAGCTGAGAGAATTTCGCGAGCGCTATAAAACCGAATACATGATCGTCGACCGTCGGTTGAGTCCGGGAAACCTTCCGCTGGTGATGATCTACCCGACCGGCAGCGAAGAGAACGCGACCTATCGCGTCTACCGATTGCCCGAGGTGGTGGAAGCCCGCTGA
- a CDS encoding AMP-binding protein — protein sequence MSLIEQLLANAVEHPAALAWIDAFDHASARSFSWSDIGIQTLQAAERMAAWGISPGQHVAILCDNSRQLVVLLGALRLVGLYSDDDHPPRSAVDIVIDVRLPDSHVARLIEHCDARFVLIGSTHGDRSIPMPADCRAIAVDTICSPNQATVEDAATLQRAADWAANLDPTQTEAIMYTSGTTADAKGVVLSHGNLASNAAGKLAAVPQQPDDRRLTLLPISHAYARTCDVGTWILSRSVLAADNGYQGLLRLAPVVRPTAMNLVPHLAEKIAHVARAAETPQQGLASLGLDRLRLLGCGGAAMPPGTFKDYSDWGITVIQGYGLTESSPVICSATPQDAAPGVVGRPVAGVQLKLDARGQILCRGTGLAKTYYKQDAAMAARMDDGWLQTGDLGRLDAEGRLQVLGRIDDLIVLSTGRKVMPAEIESRICQLPGITHAIVSGNGQPVLTAWIATESASLTEAAAVRWREKIADRLSDLPTHAIPRVVRAIDVPLAVESGTLTAKGTVRRSVVMSHFEPV from the coding sequence ATGTCTTTGATTGAGCAACTGTTAGCCAATGCAGTCGAACATCCCGCTGCCTTGGCTTGGATCGACGCGTTTGATCACGCGTCGGCCCGCTCCTTCAGCTGGTCGGACATCGGCATTCAAACACTCCAGGCCGCCGAGCGTATGGCGGCCTGGGGAATCTCCCCCGGCCAGCATGTCGCGATCCTGTGCGACAACAGCCGTCAGTTGGTTGTCCTGCTGGGAGCACTGCGGTTAGTCGGTCTCTATTCCGACGACGATCATCCGCCACGCAGCGCCGTCGATATCGTGATCGATGTGCGGTTGCCCGATTCTCACGTCGCGCGGTTGATCGAACATTGCGACGCTCGGTTTGTCTTGATCGGCTCGACGCATGGCGACAGGTCGATCCCCATGCCCGCCGATTGCCGCGCGATCGCCGTCGATACGATCTGTTCCCCGAATCAGGCCACTGTGGAAGACGCCGCGACGCTTCAGCGCGCCGCCGACTGGGCGGCCAATCTCGACCCGACACAGACCGAAGCGATCATGTACACGTCGGGAACAACCGCCGATGCCAAAGGCGTTGTTCTGTCGCACGGCAACCTCGCCAGCAACGCCGCTGGAAAACTAGCCGCCGTGCCGCAGCAACCCGACGACCGGCGGCTGACGCTGTTGCCAATCTCCCACGCCTATGCCCGCACCTGCGACGTGGGGACTTGGATTCTCAGCCGATCGGTGCTCGCTGCCGACAACGGGTACCAGGGACTTTTGCGTTTGGCGCCGGTGGTTCGGCCGACCGCGATGAACTTGGTTCCGCATCTTGCCGAAAAGATTGCTCACGTCGCGCGAGCTGCTGAAACGCCACAGCAAGGACTCGCCAGCCTGGGGCTGGATCGGTTGCGGCTGTTGGGATGTGGCGGCGCCGCGATGCCCCCGGGAACCTTTAAGGACTACAGCGACTGGGGAATCACTGTCATTCAAGGTTACGGCCTGACCGAATCCTCTCCCGTGATCTGCTCGGCGACTCCCCAGGATGCCGCCCCCGGCGTCGTCGGTCGCCCGGTCGCTGGCGTGCAACTGAAACTGGACGCTCGCGGCCAGATCCTCTGCCGCGGCACGGGGCTCGCAAAAACTTATTACAAGCAAGACGCTGCGATGGCCGCGCGGATGGATGATGGTTGGCTGCAGACCGGCGACTTGGGACGCCTGGACGCGGAGGGACGCTTGCAAGTCCTCGGCCGGATCGACGACCTGATCGTGCTCAGCACGGGACGGAAGGTGATGCCGGCGGAGATCGAATCGCGGATCTGCCAATTGCCAGGGATCACGCATGCGATCGTATCGGGAAATGGCCAGCCGGTTTTGACGGCTTGGATCGCGACCGAATCCGCTTCGTTGACCGAAGCCGCCGCGGTCCGGTGGCGAGAAAAAATTGCCGACCGATTGAGCGATCTGCCGACGCATGCGATCCCGCGCGTCGTCCGAGCGATCGACGTTCCGTTGGCGGTCGAGAGTGGAACATTGACGGCCAAGGGGACCGTTCGCCGCAGCGTCGTGATGTCGCATTTTGAACCCGTGTAG
- a CDS encoding polysaccharide deacetylase family protein, whose protein sequence is MHQVFSWFLVATVLMTSVQADDVVPPTPEELLALTAEASTQLQHAHAMGAMEIAPVHLPTDSAGDCNHLGWPIATMTGETIVVMHRRIPGHKAKGAGSPSPEMSYGIVLRSDDGGKTWSPPYDLRDCMAPEDRLRGGVVPLSHRAKFDKTNKSTLGYKVHLHAIGTTRDGAVVAINNHGVFRSDDQGRTWKHFPKALRDDNFPHEIVNLGPRILDHPQRGLMAFGNWFGEANTYHKLSNKLVTLASADGGANWSVEEQEVGFPQYEPSVLMHEDRFLSVTRDQTQVRAHKQMDWSTNSPPTIVNTNLKDPRLVDTVDFSFNPVTKRFEMVRSERHRMELWLWSMAPDAWGTGNWRRECRLLAREGAFYSTADGFHPAGAVVDVKRGVQHVFIYAGHPNGPAGVFQITRTLDTPRLKTVLNTTPTVRTPATLTEGGIVMTFDDRNFNDWVKALPLFDEFGVKATFFISGEIDGPARRAIQQLTDRGHAIGSHSVNHLRAVEYFETKSSEAFMQREIDPQMKAFKAAGVAPVSFAYPMSRNNAATDAALLKVFRHLRTGKGIAADKRLREDDAFFVPAAEIGEHGTLYGKGIDYAPLRPDRTYEQLDGALQRAAENREIIVLYAHRISESGRGHFVTPEALTHVFRKANELGLRFYTFDELP, encoded by the coding sequence ATGCATCAAGTTTTCTCTTGGTTTCTGGTCGCCACTGTTCTAATGACGTCCGTCCAAGCAGACGACGTCGTGCCGCCAACGCCTGAAGAACTTCTTGCGCTCACGGCGGAAGCCTCAACCCAATTGCAGCACGCTCACGCGATGGGGGCGATGGAGATCGCGCCGGTGCATCTGCCGACGGATTCCGCAGGTGACTGCAATCACCTGGGCTGGCCCATTGCGACGATGACCGGCGAGACCATCGTGGTCATGCATCGCCGAATTCCAGGTCACAAGGCCAAGGGGGCGGGCAGCCCGAGTCCGGAGATGTCTTATGGCATTGTGCTGCGAAGCGATGATGGTGGAAAGACATGGTCGCCGCCATATGACTTACGCGATTGCATGGCTCCGGAAGATCGTTTGCGGGGAGGCGTTGTGCCGTTGTCGCACCGAGCCAAATTTGACAAGACCAACAAGTCAACGCTTGGGTACAAGGTTCATCTGCATGCGATTGGCACAACCCGCGACGGAGCGGTTGTGGCCATCAATAACCATGGTGTGTTCCGATCCGACGATCAGGGACGCACGTGGAAACATTTTCCGAAAGCGTTACGCGACGACAATTTTCCACACGAGATCGTGAACCTCGGGCCTCGAATTCTGGATCATCCCCAGCGCGGGCTGATGGCATTCGGCAACTGGTTCGGAGAAGCCAATACATACCACAAGCTCAGCAACAAATTGGTGACGCTGGCGTCCGCAGATGGAGGAGCCAACTGGTCGGTTGAAGAACAGGAGGTTGGGTTTCCCCAGTACGAACCGTCGGTCCTGATGCACGAAGACCGCTTCCTGTCGGTTACCCGCGACCAGACACAGGTCCGAGCCCACAAGCAAATGGACTGGTCAACGAACAGCCCACCCACGATCGTGAACACCAATCTGAAAGACCCACGACTGGTCGACACGGTCGACTTCAGCTTCAATCCGGTCACGAAGCGATTCGAAATGGTGCGATCCGAACGGCATCGGATGGAACTATGGCTCTGGAGCATGGCTCCAGACGCTTGGGGGACCGGGAATTGGCGACGCGAATGTCGCCTGCTGGCCAGAGAGGGAGCGTTTTATTCAACGGCTGACGGCTTTCATCCGGCCGGAGCTGTGGTTGATGTCAAACGCGGCGTGCAGCACGTGTTCATCTATGCCGGCCATCCCAACGGTCCGGCTGGCGTTTTTCAAATCACTCGCACCTTGGATACTCCGAGGCTGAAAACCGTGCTCAACACGACGCCTACGGTTCGCACGCCCGCGACGTTAACCGAAGGCGGGATTGTGATGACCTTCGACGACCGCAACTTCAACGACTGGGTGAAGGCTCTGCCGTTGTTCGATGAATTTGGCGTCAAAGCGACATTCTTCATCAGTGGAGAGATTGACGGCCCCGCGCGGCGAGCCATCCAGCAACTCACCGATCGTGGACATGCCATTGGATCTCACAGTGTCAATCACTTGAGAGCGGTTGAGTACTTTGAGACGAAATCGTCGGAAGCGTTTATGCAACGCGAAATCGATCCGCAGATGAAAGCGTTCAAGGCAGCCGGCGTTGCGCCGGTGTCGTTTGCGTACCCCATGAGTCGCAACAACGCCGCGACCGACGCGGCGCTGCTGAAAGTGTTTCGGCACCTGCGGACGGGCAAAGGAATTGCTGCGGACAAACGACTCCGCGAAGACGACGCCTTTTTTGTTCCAGCTGCGGAGATCGGGGAACACGGGACCCTGTACGGCAAGGGAATCGACTATGCTCCATTGCGTCCCGACCGCACTTACGAACAGCTTGACGGAGCGCTTCAGCGGGCTGCGGAGAACCGAGAAATCATCGTGTTATACGCACACCGGATCAGCGAATCGGGCAGAGGCCATTTTGTAACTCCCGAAGCACTCACTCACGTCTTCCGCAAAGCGAATGAACTGGGACTACGGTTCTACACGTTTGACGAACTTCCGTAG
- a CDS encoding leucine-rich repeat domain-containing protein, producing the protein MHRSIITSAFLLILALTGCSTKPAADSAGGEPDAAATAAAEPKPAPTPKDDPEAVAAIMNVTEKVRRDGDGLIIEVDYRGTSVADADLAPLTKLPRLRSVLLLGTPITGEALTTLAQIESLENLDLRDTAVDDSSLEHLVGHRRLKALRLSGKSGDCSVGDDGMAHVAQIPNLKVLALDFLWVSEDGLDALAPLQQLQEIYLAETTIGNEAIAKLAQFPQLKKVRLARNQIDASGLADMPKLTNLEELDLSECSQILDDAMPPLGELTKLKKLNLWRVNLTDAGIEPLNTLVNMEWLNLDNTRLTDAGMPYLSGMSKLLFLHLGSTLITDAGLDPLKNLKSLEDLKVTRTAVTQEGVDALKPSLPNTDIQLRYLGDQ; encoded by the coding sequence TTGCACCGTTCGATCATCACCTCCGCGTTTCTTTTGATTCTGGCCCTGACCGGGTGTAGCACGAAACCCGCGGCAGATTCCGCTGGCGGCGAGCCCGATGCGGCAGCGACCGCCGCGGCGGAGCCGAAGCCTGCGCCGACACCGAAGGACGATCCCGAAGCGGTTGCGGCGATTATGAACGTGACCGAAAAGGTACGCCGCGATGGCGATGGTTTGATCATCGAAGTCGATTATCGTGGCACGTCGGTCGCCGACGCCGATCTGGCTCCGCTGACCAAGCTGCCGCGGCTGCGTTCGGTGCTGCTGCTTGGAACGCCGATCACCGGTGAAGCCTTGACGACGTTGGCGCAGATCGAATCGTTGGAGAACCTGGATCTCCGCGATACAGCGGTCGACGATTCCAGTTTGGAACACTTGGTCGGACACAGGCGACTCAAAGCTCTGCGACTGTCGGGCAAGAGCGGCGATTGTTCGGTCGGCGACGACGGGATGGCTCACGTCGCTCAGATCCCGAACCTGAAGGTCCTGGCACTCGACTTCTTGTGGGTCAGTGAAGATGGGCTCGACGCGTTGGCTCCGCTACAACAACTGCAGGAGATCTACCTCGCCGAAACGACGATCGGGAACGAAGCGATCGCCAAACTGGCTCAATTCCCTCAGCTGAAGAAGGTTCGTTTGGCCCGCAACCAGATCGATGCCTCGGGATTGGCTGACATGCCAAAACTGACCAACCTGGAAGAACTCGATCTCAGCGAATGTTCGCAGATCTTGGACGACGCGATGCCGCCGCTGGGAGAATTGACCAAGCTGAAGAAGCTGAACCTGTGGCGTGTGAACCTGACCGATGCGGGGATCGAACCGCTCAATACGCTCGTGAATATGGAATGGTTGAACCTCGACAACACGCGTCTTACCGACGCGGGGATGCCGTACTTGAGCGGAATGTCGAAGCTTTTATTTCTGCATCTCGGTTCGACCTTGATCACCGATGCGGGGCTGGATCCGTTGAAGAATCTCAAGTCGCTCGAAGACTTGAAGGTTACCCGGACCGCAGTCACTCAAGAGGGCGTCGACGCGCTCAAGCCATCGCTGCCCAATACCGATATCCAGCTGCGATATCTGGGCGACCAATAA